A genome region from Pirellulales bacterium includes the following:
- a CDS encoding PQQ-dependent sugar dehydrogenase → MNRPKFLSHFCKFSFLIVLCLNGSQVLAAESPAAVLATGLKNPESVALGWEGRIYVTTLGEFDKDGDGAVMVLAGNTARSFAKGLDDPKGMVFANNALFVADKRGVWQIDDKGQATVFVGVGQFPVRPRFLNDLCADESGALYVSDSGDLKGGAGAVWRISSDGKVSVVTDTSRAKGLNGPNGLLCDGPEHLLMLDFGSGELQRINLADGKMVRQAAGYPGGDGLARDKNGKLYISQWSTGEISVLGRESHAPTQIGKFESAADLCLDEAHGRLLVPDMKAGTLSEIKLSGIPAVELDERPLDVMIERAFPRLEFNRPLVLTHAGDGTDRVFVASQLGKVFVFGNKQSAARPGVFLDIESRVRYDDKENEEGFLGLAFHPRYKSNGEFFAYYTTTDTPHTSVVSRFRVSKDNPDRADAATEEEILRIPQPYWNHNGGTLVFGPDGYLYIGLGDGGLRDDPQGNGQNLATLLGSILRIDVDRRQGDKRYSIPKDNPFVGRQDARGEIWAYGVRNPWRMAFDRQTGTLWAADVGQDIWEEVDLIERGGNYGWNLREGKHPFRPKGAAGRRDLIDPIFEYHHDVGKSITGGHVYRGKRVPELAGAYLYADYITGKVYALWYDEAKKQVTANRPIAGNVMPVFSFGEDERGEAYFMTTQGYLFTFAWPPKAHVPGATGREKTPR, encoded by the coding sequence GTGAATCGCCCGAAGTTTCTGTCGCATTTTTGCAAGTTCAGCTTCTTGATCGTGCTCTGTTTGAACGGCTCGCAGGTCCTAGCCGCTGAGTCGCCCGCCGCCGTGCTGGCAACAGGACTGAAGAACCCCGAGTCAGTCGCGCTCGGTTGGGAGGGCCGCATCTACGTCACCACCCTCGGCGAGTTTGACAAAGACGGCGATGGGGCGGTCATGGTGCTTGCCGGCAACACGGCCAGGTCCTTTGCCAAGGGCCTCGACGATCCCAAAGGAATGGTCTTCGCCAACAACGCCTTGTTCGTCGCCGACAAACGGGGCGTCTGGCAAATCGACGACAAGGGTCAGGCCACCGTGTTCGTCGGCGTGGGCCAGTTTCCCGTCAGGCCGCGGTTTCTCAACGATCTGTGTGCCGACGAATCCGGCGCGCTCTATGTCTCCGATTCGGGCGATCTGAAAGGCGGCGCAGGGGCCGTGTGGCGGATTTCGTCCGACGGAAAGGTGTCGGTCGTTACCGATACCTCGCGGGCAAAAGGCCTGAACGGGCCCAACGGCCTGTTGTGCGACGGCCCGGAACACCTCTTGATGCTTGATTTCGGCTCCGGCGAATTGCAGCGAATCAACCTGGCCGACGGCAAGATGGTGCGGCAGGCGGCGGGCTATCCCGGCGGCGACGGACTGGCACGCGACAAGAACGGCAAGCTTTACATCAGCCAATGGTCGACGGGCGAAATCTCGGTGCTCGGACGCGAAAGCCACGCCCCCACGCAAATCGGCAAGTTCGAGTCGGCCGCCGATCTCTGTCTCGACGAGGCACACGGCCGATTGCTCGTGCCCGACATGAAAGCCGGCACGCTTTCGGAGATCAAGCTTTCCGGCATTCCCGCCGTGGAGCTCGACGAACGCCCGCTCGACGTGATGATCGAACGGGCGTTTCCGCGGCTGGAATTCAATCGGCCGCTGGTACTGACGCACGCGGGCGACGGCACGGACCGCGTTTTCGTCGCCTCGCAGCTTGGCAAAGTGTTTGTGTTTGGCAACAAGCAGAGCGCGGCCAGGCCGGGCGTGTTCTTGGATATCGAGTCGCGCGTCCGCTACGACGACAAGGAGAATGAAGAGGGCTTTTTGGGACTCGCCTTCCACCCGCGCTATAAGTCGAACGGCGAGTTCTTTGCTTATTACACCACGACCGACACGCCGCACACGTCGGTCGTCTCGCGTTTCCGCGTGTCGAAGGACAACCCGGACCGGGCCGACGCGGCGACCGAAGAAGAGATCCTGCGCATCCCGCAGCCGTATTGGAACCACAACGGCGGGACGCTGGTCTTCGGACCCGACGGTTACCTTTACATCGGGCTGGGCGACGGCGGCCTGCGCGACGACCCGCAAGGCAACGGCCAAAACCTGGCGACGCTGCTGGGATCGATCTTGCGGATCGACGTCGATCGCCGCCAGGGCGACAAGCGGTATTCCATCCCCAAAGACAATCCCTTCGTCGGCCGCCAGGACGCCCGCGGCGAAATCTGGGCCTATGGCGTGCGGAACCCCTGGCGGATGGCCTTCGACCGCCAGACGGGCACGCTGTGGGCCGCCGACGTCGGCCAAGATATTTGGGAAGAGGTCGATTTGATCGAGCGCGGCGGCAATTACGGCTGGAACCTGCGCGAGGGGAAGCACCCGTTTCGGCCCAAGGGCGCCGCTGGGCGACGCGACTTGATCGACCCGATCTTCGAGTATCACCACGACGTCGGCAAGTCGATCACCGGCGGGCACGTGTATCGCGGCAAGCGCGTGCCTGAACTAGCGGGCGCGTATCTTTACGCCGACTACATCACCGGCAAAGTCTATGCGCTGTGGTACGACGAGGCCAAGAAGCAGGTGACGGCCAATCGGCCGATCGCCGGCAACGTCATGCCGGTGTTCTCGTTCGGCGAGGACGAACGCGGCGAAGCGTACTTCATGACGACGCAGGGCTATCTGTTCACGTTTGCCTGGCCACCGAAGGCCCACGTCCCTGGCGCAACGGGCCGGGAGAAAACGCCCCGGTGA
- a CDS encoding DUF1559 domain-containing protein yields MPRSRHAFTLIELLVVISIIGMLIGLLLPAVQQAREAGRRNTCNNNLHNLGIALQNFASKSGGRLPGWRENMTLAPEPVLQGNSIPQYPVSWVVPLLPFVERTDLYALWRNGSFLTANPMGSSPNPSIDPTIQGYLTLLVCPSNPATQTIPPPCAYVVNAGQKDTEAMFAGGMGGMQTMAVSADYAANGVFFDCFQDSMQSMMLDIPMAQTCNMGPQVDMTMDYLTVHDGTSLTLMLSENLNAGSYCDPNAQGLADSSMGGGGMGGMGSNLPFAVLEPLQGFVWWGDMDAGGNTTPPYAAGVQYGRINGPSDVASNNNPNYPYTNARPSSNHPSGVNMLYCDGHGRFMSQDVDYRVFCLLMSSWGRQAMPPGAMAAPNTTVWNYLRTAVVDESAVQ; encoded by the coding sequence ATGCCACGTTCTCGTCATGCTTTTACCCTCATCGAACTGTTGGTCGTCATCAGCATCATCGGCATGCTGATTGGTCTCTTGCTCCCCGCCGTGCAGCAGGCCCGCGAGGCCGGCCGCCGCAATACCTGCAACAACAACCTGCACAACCTGGGCATCGCCCTGCAGAACTTCGCCAGCAAGAGCGGCGGGCGGCTGCCCGGCTGGCGCGAGAATATGACCTTGGCGCCCGAGCCGGTGCTCCAGGGGAATTCCATTCCGCAATATCCGGTGAGCTGGGTCGTGCCGCTGTTGCCATTCGTCGAACGAACGGACCTTTATGCTCTCTGGCGCAACGGCAGTTTTCTCACGGCCAATCCGATGGGTTCGTCGCCGAATCCATCGATCGATCCGACGATCCAAGGCTATCTCACGCTGCTTGTTTGCCCGAGCAACCCGGCGACGCAGACTATTCCGCCGCCCTGCGCCTACGTGGTGAACGCCGGGCAAAAGGACACCGAGGCCATGTTTGCGGGCGGCATGGGCGGGATGCAAACGATGGCGGTCTCGGCCGATTACGCGGCCAACGGCGTGTTCTTCGACTGCTTCCAAGACTCGATGCAGTCGATGATGCTCGACATTCCCATGGCCCAGACGTGCAACATGGGCCCGCAGGTCGACATGACCATGGACTATCTCACGGTGCATGACGGCACGTCGCTGACCTTGATGCTCTCGGAGAACCTCAACGCGGGCAGCTATTGCGATCCCAACGCTCAAGGACTGGCCGACTCGAGCATGGGCGGCGGCGGAATGGGCGGCATGGGGAGTAATCTGCCGTTCGCCGTGCTCGAACCGCTGCAAGGCTTCGTTTGGTGGGGCGACATGGACGCGGGCGGCAACACCACGCCACCTTACGCGGCGGGCGTGCAATATGGCCGGATCAACGGCCCGTCCGATGTGGCATCGAACAATAACCCAAACTACCCCTATACGAATGCCCGGCCCTCCAGCAATCATCCCAGCGGCGTGAACATGCTCTACTGCGACGGCCACGGCCGTTTCATGTCGCAGGACGTCGATTACCGGGTTTTCTGCCTGCTGATGAGCAGTTGGGGCCGGCAGGCGATGCCGCCCGGAGCGATGGCCGCACCCAACACGACCGTTTGGAACTACCTGCGCACCGCCGTCGTCGACGAAAGCGCGGTCCAATGA
- a CDS encoding DUF1559 domain-containing protein, translating to MLRHRNGFTLVELLVVIAIIGILIALLLPAVQAARESARRAQCVNNLKQIGIAINNYHDIHKSLMFGKGPSWPAPIPVYARWSQHAMLLPMIEQQALYDSLDFRWPPATPGMAGVINFMPPYSNPNGINNLACTVRVPGFFCPSDGTQVNPNWPGQNNYAANQGSWLCDRLDDQDPNAIIAPGEAQSGIFGYLSHVRFAAILDGLSNTALFSEKIRGNGSPNPRSDMFIIPNQTSLLATWQTCNAIVPATATPLTSKWGASWCMGENCCTQYNHVAGPNQFTCGGIGFPGTMSNMSMQVSPGSRHPGGVNLCMVDGSVRFESENVDVWTWRAIGTRAGEEALNLASQP from the coding sequence ATGTTGCGTCATCGAAACGGTTTTACCCTGGTCGAGTTGCTGGTGGTCATCGCCATCATCGGCATTTTGATCGCTTTGTTATTGCCGGCGGTGCAGGCCGCCCGCGAATCGGCCCGACGCGCCCAGTGCGTCAACAACCTCAAGCAGATCGGCATCGCCATCAACAACTACCACGACATTCACAAATCCTTGATGTTCGGCAAGGGCCCCAGTTGGCCCGCCCCCATACCCGTCTACGCACGCTGGTCGCAGCACGCCATGCTGCTGCCGATGATCGAGCAGCAAGCACTGTATGACAGCCTCGACTTCCGCTGGCCGCCGGCGACGCCGGGCATGGCCGGCGTGATCAATTTCATGCCTCCCTACTCCAATCCCAACGGCATCAACAACCTGGCCTGTACGGTGCGCGTGCCCGGCTTCTTCTGCCCCTCCGATGGCACCCAGGTGAATCCAAACTGGCCGGGTCAGAATAACTATGCGGCGAACCAGGGAAGCTGGCTCTGCGACCGTCTCGACGACCAAGACCCGAACGCCATCATCGCGCCCGGCGAGGCGCAATCGGGCATCTTCGGCTATTTGAGCCATGTTCGCTTTGCCGCGATTCTGGACGGGCTGAGCAACACGGCGCTGTTCAGCGAAAAGATCCGCGGCAACGGATCTCCGAACCCGCGCAGCGACATGTTCATTATCCCTAACCAGACGTCGCTGCTGGCGACCTGGCAGACCTGCAATGCCATCGTTCCGGCGACCGCCACGCCCCTGACGAGCAAATGGGGGGCGAGCTGGTGCATGGGTGAAAACTGCTGCACGCAGTACAACCACGTGGCCGGGCCCAACCAGTTTACCTGCGGCGGCATCGGCTTCCCCGGCACGATGAGCAACATGTCGATGCAGGTCTCGCCGGGAAGCCGTCATCCGGGCGGGGTCAATCTGTGCATGGTCGACGGCTCGGTGCGGTTCGAAAGCGAGAACGTCGACGTATGGACCTGGCGGGCCATCGGGACGCGCGCCGGAGAGGAAGCCCTCAACCTGGCATCGCAGCCCTAG
- a CDS encoding heavy metal-binding domain-containing protein yields MLRVAQVRLRFLFVLLAAFLIVGKWHVLRNYWDTLTMPSPSKMLSGGINGETEYFCPMCPGVISGWPTKCSVCNMPLVRRKKGGAQQLPDGVLARMQISPYRVHLAGIQTAPVEYRPLAREVVARGMVAKEASGAGEDASGATGLDDAVATITAEIDQREIPFVTAGATATVVADGELAGEPREGRVTQVAPKVSPQTHRVHVELAAANPRGELWPGMQVTVQIRRPICELEPFRSLPADPPPPAEGELRKLYICHEHPSLLREKSGRCPEDNNLLMDLPLADLQRVAWWCPMHPDVTASEPDKVCEACNGMRLVPRIVQYRPPGQVLAVPESAVIDLGDRRVAYVEQMPGMFDALEVVVGPRCDGYYPVVRGLLPDQRVAATGAFLLDAETRLNPSVAAGYFGASLASASSAGPSTTAAAPSGKEPSAKEAAAIRAALDKLSSDDRASAERQKHCPITGMPLGSMGAPVKINLKAHTVWLCCAGCEAEASEQPHKTLEKLKQRSR; encoded by the coding sequence GTGTTGCGCGTCGCCCAGGTTCGGCTGCGTTTTCTGTTCGTGCTGCTGGCCGCATTTTTGATCGTCGGCAAGTGGCACGTGCTGCGCAATTATTGGGACACGCTTACCATGCCCAGCCCGAGCAAGATGCTCAGCGGCGGCATCAACGGGGAGACGGAGTATTTCTGCCCCATGTGTCCCGGCGTGATCTCCGGCTGGCCGACGAAGTGTTCGGTGTGCAACATGCCGCTGGTCCGCCGCAAAAAAGGCGGCGCTCAGCAGCTTCCCGACGGCGTGCTGGCGCGGATGCAGATTTCGCCTTATCGCGTGCATTTGGCAGGCATCCAGACCGCGCCGGTTGAATATCGCCCGCTGGCGCGCGAGGTCGTGGCGCGGGGCATGGTGGCTAAGGAGGCGTCAGGGGCGGGCGAGGATGCGTCAGGCGCAACCGGATTGGATGACGCCGTGGCCACGATCACTGCGGAGATCGATCAGCGAGAGATTCCCTTCGTGACAGCGGGCGCGACCGCGACGGTTGTTGCCGATGGGGAACTGGCCGGTGAGCCACGCGAAGGCCGTGTAACGCAGGTCGCCCCCAAGGTCTCGCCCCAAACGCACCGCGTACACGTGGAGCTGGCGGCGGCCAACCCGCGTGGCGAGCTTTGGCCGGGCATGCAGGTGACGGTGCAGATTCGCCGGCCGATCTGCGAGCTGGAACCGTTTCGTTCGCTGCCCGCCGACCCGCCGCCGCCGGCCGAAGGGGAGTTGCGAAAGTTGTACATCTGTCACGAGCATCCCAGCCTGCTGCGCGAAAAGAGCGGGCGATGCCCCGAAGACAACAATTTGCTCATGGACCTGCCGCTCGCGGACCTTCAGCGTGTGGCTTGGTGGTGTCCGATGCACCCCGACGTCACCGCCAGCGAGCCGGACAAGGTCTGCGAGGCGTGCAACGGCATGCGTCTCGTGCCGCGAATCGTACAGTATCGCCCGCCAGGCCAGGTGTTGGCGGTGCCCGAAAGCGCCGTGATCGACCTGGGCGATCGGCGCGTGGCGTATGTTGAGCAGATGCCCGGCATGTTCGATGCGTTGGAGGTCGTCGTGGGGCCGCGTTGCGACGGCTACTACCCGGTGGTCCGCGGCCTGCTGCCGGATCAACGCGTGGCTGCCACGGGCGCCTTCCTGCTCGACGCCGAGACGCGGCTGAACCCCAGCGTGGCCGCCGGTTATTTCGGCGCGTCGCTCGCGAGCGCGTCGTCGGCGGGCCCCTCGACGACGGCGGCGGCACCGTCCGGCAAAGAACCTTCCGCGAAAGAGGCGGCGGCAATTCGTGCCGCGCTCGACAAGCTTTCGTCGGACGACCGCGCGTCGGCCGAGCGGCAGAAACATTGTCCTATTACCGGCATGCCGCTCGGTTCGATGGGCGCGCCAGTGAAGATCAACCTGAAAGCCCACACCGTCTGGCTCTGCTGTGCCGGTTGTGAAGCGGAAGCCTCGGAGCAGCCCCACAAAACCCTGGAAAAACTAAAACAGCGTAGCCGTTAG
- a CDS encoding efflux RND transporter permease subunit yields the protein MIDCIIELSVRHRWAVIAAAVVLALAGVYAVYHTPMDAIPDVSEDQVLVFADWPGHSPREIEDQVTYPLSSGLQGLPGVRVVRSSSEFNFASISVILQDGVDFYFARQQIGERLLRAGESLPSGVKAYLAPDGAATGQIFWYTVEGEGYDLARLRSIQDWYVRGQLAGVPGVAEVASVGGRVMEYQIELDPRRLAESGLTPGMVTRAVAEANQSVGGQVIEKANAEYLVRGVGWLGSRLVGESEGESERGRNTADLVRHDLEEVLITSASGQAVRLADVAAVSVGSNFRRGVFEMHGNEAVGGVVLMRYGENPLEVTRRLRGKISELSTGLPPGVRIIPVYDRTPLITSAVSTVTSALLEAIVTASLCVLLVLWHVRTSLVIAVTLPLAALSSFVAMWLLRRLGIIDVQTNIMSLAGIVVSLGVLVDSSIVMAENAMHTLRGHFGDRPVRGDVRWLVLPACRTVGRPIFFSVAIMLVSFLPVFCLGGIQGKMFQPLALTKSLAMLAVAVLSITLVPALASVFIRGRLRDERSNWLVRGFADVYRPVLDYCLSHPAPLVWVLAATFLIGCAPFGHRGLLLAVLFVFIVLLGAMTKTWRAAVGCTVSLALVALVAEQNMRPLLWQKMPPLNEGMVMDMPITVPRASITEAADDLKARDMVLCRFPEVAMVMGKAGRAETPTDPAPVDMIETMVEFRPHGLWPKRRLTERDARRQTQAVLAALVAEGMIEPPADGTAQAALVDEATSEALGRFDGLMREYAYLRNAEFEESLPQKLAKWLVDGLVARLQRQGVFERPPSDGEIAQVAQRLVPHADHHLAVSPRLDDVTLLARHAGHNLAALGLVQPDAQLFDDRPPLGQRAFDLAARALGKTPPTFFTRLTKDLLAHYAAAWSEHVRELNAQLFARGTESYTRLAIEEVLGRSTLRDAKLADYLAQVRRFRSRPPPQHRSHHHVGSSMNMPPPPDVAPQPKLKAVQESLAASMRWRALLWRCEPADLSDPGGELDRALQMPGWANVWTRPIQNRVDMLFTGVNTDIGVRVLGRELDDVIRASEEIAAVLMGVSGTEYVMAEAVRGKGYLEICVDRDKAALLGVSIGEVNDVIETAVGGKLATSTVEGRERHGVRVLYPRNWREDEETIRSLPVPRRATTADTLRSVGNALRGVPRRQGRPSLAIRGTPRSAFPTDTLPLAEVADVRIVQGPASIKSENGLLRNYVRLNVRGRSATDFIDEARRTLADRVTLPSGVYVEWTGQFEHDARAIRTLAFVLPLVIALILLILYWTYHDLADALLMLLAVPGALAGGVIFQWLLGYDFSVTVLVGYIACFGMATSTGIIMLVYLREAVARRGGLEQMNLAELRQAVMEGAVHRLRPKLLTEGTTVLGLAPLLWATGTGAEVIKPMAAPVLGGILIADEVIDLLLPVLFYWVRRWRKTGGLWPSTPR from the coding sequence TTGATCGACTGCATCATCGAACTCTCGGTCCGTCACCGCTGGGCGGTGATCGCCGCCGCGGTCGTGCTTGCGCTGGCGGGCGTCTACGCCGTTTACCACACGCCGATGGACGCCATTCCCGATGTGTCGGAAGACCAGGTGCTGGTCTTCGCCGACTGGCCGGGCCACAGCCCCCGTGAGATCGAAGATCAGGTCACGTATCCGCTTTCGAGCGGCTTGCAAGGTTTGCCGGGGGTGCGCGTGGTGCGGTCGTCGAGCGAGTTCAACTTCGCATCGATCAGCGTTATTTTGCAGGACGGCGTCGATTTCTATTTTGCCCGGCAGCAGATCGGCGAACGATTGCTGCGCGCCGGCGAGTCGTTGCCCTCCGGAGTCAAGGCATACCTTGCTCCCGACGGCGCCGCGACCGGCCAGATCTTCTGGTACACGGTCGAAGGCGAAGGCTACGACCTGGCGCGGCTGCGATCGATCCAGGACTGGTACGTGCGCGGCCAGTTGGCCGGCGTGCCCGGCGTGGCCGAGGTGGCCAGCGTCGGTGGCCGCGTCATGGAATACCAGATCGAGCTCGACCCGCGGCGATTGGCCGAGTCGGGTCTCACGCCGGGCATGGTCACGCGCGCCGTGGCCGAGGCCAACCAGTCCGTCGGCGGGCAAGTCATCGAAAAGGCCAACGCCGAGTACTTGGTGCGCGGAGTCGGCTGGCTCGGTAGCCGATTGGTGGGAGAGAGCGAGGGAGAGAGCGAGAGAGGGAGGAATACGGCGGACCTCGTCCGCCACGATCTGGAAGAGGTTTTGATAACGTCGGCCAGCGGGCAAGCGGTGCGGCTTGCGGACGTGGCTGCGGTGTCGGTGGGATCCAATTTCCGCCGCGGCGTGTTCGAGATGCACGGCAACGAGGCGGTCGGAGGCGTCGTACTGATGCGCTACGGCGAGAACCCGCTGGAAGTCACCCGCCGGCTACGCGGCAAGATCAGCGAACTATCGACCGGACTGCCGCCGGGCGTGCGCATCATACCGGTCTACGACCGCACGCCGCTCATCACCAGTGCCGTAAGCACGGTCACGAGCGCCCTGCTGGAAGCGATCGTCACTGCCAGCCTCTGTGTGTTGCTGGTGCTCTGGCACGTCCGCACGTCGTTGGTGATTGCCGTTACGCTGCCGCTGGCCGCGCTGTCGTCGTTCGTGGCCATGTGGCTCTTGCGGCGGTTGGGAATCATCGACGTCCAGACCAACATCATGTCGCTGGCCGGCATTGTGGTGTCGCTGGGCGTGCTGGTCGACTCGTCGATCGTGATGGCCGAGAACGCCATGCACACGCTGCGAGGCCATTTCGGCGACCGGCCGGTGCGGGGCGACGTGCGGTGGCTGGTGCTGCCGGCCTGCCGCACGGTGGGCCGACCGATTTTTTTCTCGGTCGCCATCATGCTGGTCAGCTTCTTGCCGGTGTTTTGCCTGGGCGGCATTCAGGGCAAGATGTTTCAGCCGCTGGCGCTCACGAAATCGCTGGCGATGCTGGCCGTCGCCGTGCTGTCGATCACGCTGGTGCCGGCCCTGGCCAGCGTTTTCATTCGCGGCCGGCTTCGCGATGAACGCTCCAACTGGCTGGTACGCGGCTTCGCGGACGTGTACCGGCCGGTGCTCGACTACTGTCTCAGCCATCCGGCGCCGTTGGTGTGGGTGCTCGCCGCTACGTTTCTCATCGGCTGTGCCCCGTTCGGGCATCGGGGCCTGCTGCTGGCGGTGCTGTTCGTTTTCATCGTGCTCTTGGGCGCCATGACGAAAACCTGGCGCGCGGCCGTCGGCTGCACGGTCAGTCTGGCGCTGGTGGCGCTGGTGGCCGAACAGAATATGCGGCCCTTGCTCTGGCAGAAGATGCCGCCCTTGAATGAAGGCATGGTGATGGACATGCCGATCACCGTGCCGCGCGCGTCGATCACCGAGGCCGCCGATGACCTCAAGGCCCGCGACATGGTACTCTGCCGGTTTCCCGAAGTGGCGATGGTAATGGGCAAGGCCGGCAGGGCCGAGACGCCCACCGATCCCGCGCCCGTCGACATGATCGAGACGATGGTCGAATTCCGCCCGCACGGGTTGTGGCCGAAGCGCCGGCTGACCGAACGCGATGCCCGGCGGCAGACCCAGGCCGTGCTGGCGGCACTGGTTGCCGAGGGAATGATCGAACCGCCGGCCGACGGGACGGCACAGGCGGCGCTGGTCGATGAAGCGACCAGCGAAGCGCTCGGCCGATTTGACGGCCTGATGCGAGAATACGCCTATCTGCGCAACGCCGAGTTCGAGGAGTCGCTGCCGCAAAAACTGGCAAAATGGCTGGTGGACGGCCTGGTCGCCCGACTCCAGCGGCAGGGCGTGTTTGAGCGCCCGCCGAGCGACGGCGAAATCGCCCAAGTCGCGCAGCGGCTGGTGCCCCATGCCGACCACCACCTGGCCGTTTCGCCACGGCTCGACGACGTGACGCTTTTGGCACGGCACGCCGGACACAACCTTGCCGCGCTGGGACTGGTGCAGCCGGACGCTCAGCTCTTCGACGACCGGCCGCCGCTGGGGCAGCGTGCGTTCGACTTGGCCGCACGCGCCCTGGGCAAAACGCCGCCGACTTTTTTCACGCGCTTGACCAAGGATCTGCTGGCACATTACGCCGCGGCCTGGAGCGAGCACGTGCGCGAGCTGAACGCCCAGTTGTTTGCTCGCGGGACGGAGAGTTATACGCGGCTGGCCATCGAAGAAGTGCTGGGCCGCTCGACGCTGCGCGATGCGAAGCTGGCCGACTACCTGGCGCAGGTCCGCCGCTTTCGCTCTCGTCCGCCGCCGCAACACCGCTCCCATCACCACGTCGGCAGCTCGATGAACATGCCACCGCCGCCCGACGTCGCGCCGCAACCCAAGTTGAAGGCCGTGCAGGAAAGCCTGGCCGCTTCCATGCGTTGGCGGGCACTCTTGTGGCGCTGCGAGCCGGCGGATTTGTCCGATCCCGGCGGAGAGCTGGACCGAGCGCTGCAGATGCCCGGCTGGGCGAATGTCTGGACGCGGCCGATTCAGAACCGCGTCGACATGTTGTTTACGGGCGTGAACACCGATATCGGCGTGCGCGTGCTGGGCCGAGAGCTCGACGATGTGATTCGCGCGTCGGAAGAAATCGCCGCCGTGTTGATGGGGGTTTCGGGAACGGAGTATGTCATGGCGGAAGCGGTCCGCGGCAAGGGCTATCTGGAGATTTGCGTCGATCGTGACAAAGCGGCGCTGCTCGGAGTCAGCATCGGCGAGGTCAACGACGTGATCGAGACGGCGGTGGGCGGCAAACTGGCCACGTCGACGGTTGAGGGCCGCGAGCGTCACGGCGTGCGCGTGCTTTACCCGCGCAACTGGCGTGAAGACGAAGAGACCATTCGCAGCTTGCCGGTGCCGCGACGGGCGACGACTGCCGACACTCTCCGCTCTGTAGGGAACGCACTCCGTGGCGTTCCGCGGCGGCAGGGTCGGCCTTCTCTCGCCATTCGCGGAACGCCACGGAGTGCGTTCCCTACAGACACCCTTCCGCTGGCCGAGGTGGCCGACGTGCGGATCGTGCAGGGGCCGGCCTCGATCAAAAGCGAGAACGGGCTGTTGCGGAATTACGTGCGACTGAACGTACGCGGACGCAGCGCGACGGACTTTATCGACGAGGCGCGGCGGACCCTTGCCGACCGGGTGACCTTGCCGTCGGGGGTGTATGTGGAGTGGACCGGGCAATTCGAGCATGACGCGCGGGCCATTCGCACGCTCGCCTTCGTGCTGCCGCTGGTGATCGCCTTGATTCTGCTGATTCTCTACTGGACCTATCACGATCTGGCCGACGCTCTGTTGATGTTGCTGGCGGTGCCGGGTGCGCTGGCCGGAGGCGTAATCTTTCAATGGCTGCTGGGCTACGATTTTTCGGTCACGGTGCTGGTGGGCTATATCGCCTGTTTCGGCATGGCCACGTCGACGGGCATCATCATGCTGGTCTACCTGCGCGAGGCGGTGGCCAGGCGCGGCGGGCTGGAGCAGATGAACCTCGCCGAGCTGCGCCAGGCGGTGATGGAAGGCGCCGTCCATCGCCTGCGGCCAAAGCTGCTCACCGAAGGCACGACGGTCCTCGGTCTGGCGCCTCTGCTATGGGCGACCGGCACCGGGGCGGAAGTGATCAAGCCCATGGCCGCCCCGGTGCTGGGCGGCATTTTAATCGCCGACGAAGTCATCGATCTGTTGTTGCCGGTGCTGTTTTATTGGGTCCGCCGTTGGCGGAAAACAGGCGGCCTTTGGCCTTCGACACCAAGGTAA